In Lacibacter sp. H375, one DNA window encodes the following:
- a CDS encoding ribulokinase produces MSSEASYVIGVDYGSDSVRTIIVNTANGEELASSVFYYPRWKKQLYCNMNENQFRQHPLDYVEGLEATIKECVAKVGAEVASKVKALSVDTTGSTPVAVDKTGTPLALTPGFEENPNAMFVLWKDHTGVGEAAEINAHAEKFDTNYLQFVGGIYSSEWFWAKLLRVLRADEKVRNSIYSFVEHCDWIPFLLVGGTDVHQMKRGVCSAGHKILWAKEWGGLPPNEFFATLDPLLDGFTDRLFKDTYPADQSVGTITKEWAARLGLRETTAIGVGAYDAHMGAVGGQIEPYYLSKVMGTSTCDMMVAPVKDVEGKLIKGICGQVPGSVIPGMIGLEAGQSAFGDAYAWYKRLLTWPLQQILSTSTLVDDATKAKLISETEDAIIPQLSKLAEQLEVDEHSELAVDWFNGRRTPDANQLLTASITGLNLGSDAVRMFRAVVESTCFGAKAIVERFVEQGIPVKGLIGLGGVAKKSPFIMQMMADVMNMPIKIHKSEQTCALGAAMFAATVGGVYSKVEDAMQAMGQGFDAEYHPNPDRVAIYQFRYEKYKEVGAFMEAQTKEQAIEVLD; encoded by the coding sequence ATGAGTAGTGAAGCGTCTTATGTAATTGGTGTCGACTACGGATCAGATTCCGTAAGAACCATTATTGTGAACACAGCAAACGGTGAGGAACTTGCGTCATCGGTGTTTTATTATCCCCGTTGGAAAAAGCAGTTGTACTGCAATATGAACGAGAACCAGTTTCGTCAACATCCTTTGGATTATGTGGAAGGACTGGAAGCAACTATTAAAGAATGTGTAGCAAAGGTTGGTGCTGAAGTTGCTTCAAAAGTGAAAGCACTTTCTGTTGATACAACGGGTTCAACACCTGTTGCAGTTGATAAAACAGGAACACCACTTGCATTAACTCCCGGCTTTGAAGAAAATCCCAACGCCATGTTTGTGTTGTGGAAAGATCATACAGGTGTTGGTGAAGCAGCAGAGATCAATGCACATGCAGAAAAATTTGATACCAACTATTTGCAATTCGTTGGTGGCATTTATTCAAGCGAATGGTTCTGGGCTAAACTCCTGCGTGTATTACGTGCAGATGAGAAAGTAAGAAACTCTATTTATTCTTTCGTTGAGCATTGCGATTGGATTCCGTTCTTATTAGTTGGCGGAACAGATGTGCATCAAATGAAACGTGGTGTATGTTCTGCTGGTCATAAAATATTATGGGCAAAAGAGTGGGGCGGTCTTCCTCCCAATGAATTCTTTGCAACATTAGATCCATTGCTCGACGGATTTACTGATCGTTTGTTCAAAGACACCTATCCTGCTGATCAATCAGTAGGCACAATTACAAAAGAATGGGCTGCACGTTTAGGTTTACGTGAAACAACAGCGATTGGTGTTGGTGCTTATGATGCACACATGGGTGCAGTGGGTGGACAGATCGAACCCTATTACTTAAGTAAAGTAATGGGCACATCCACTTGTGATATGATGGTGGCGCCTGTGAAAGATGTTGAAGGAAAACTCATCAAAGGAATTTGCGGGCAGGTACCCGGCTCCGTTATTCCCGGTATGATCGGGTTGGAAGCTGGTCAATCTGCATTTGGTGATGCTTATGCCTGGTACAAACGTTTACTCACATGGCCATTACAACAAATATTGTCAACATCAACTTTGGTTGATGACGCAACAAAAGCAAAACTCATCAGCGAAACAGAAGATGCAATCATTCCGCAGTTAAGCAAGCTGGCAGAACAATTAGAAGTAGATGAACATAGTGAATTGGCAGTGGATTGGTTCAACGGAAGAAGAACGCCGGATGCAAATCAATTACTCACAGCTTCTATAACAGGACTTAATTTGGGAAGCGATGCAGTGAGAATGTTCAGAGCAGTAGTTGAGTCAACCTGTTTTGGTGCGAAAGCAATTGTTGAACGTTTTGTTGAGCAGGGTATTCCGGTGAAAGGATTGATCGGACTTGGTGGTGTTGCAAAAAAATCTCCATTCATTATGCAGATGATGGCTGATGTGATGAACATGCCTATCAAAATTCATAAGAGCGAACAAACCTGTGCGTTGGGAGCAGCCATGTTTGCTGCAACTGTTGGCGGAGTATATAGTAAAGTGGAAGATGCCATGCAGGCGATGGGACAAGGGTTTGATGCAGAGTATCATCCCAATCCTGATCGTGTAGCGATCTATCAGTTCCGTTATGAAAAGTATAAAGAGGTTGGAGCATTCATGGAAGCGCAAACAAAAGAACAGGCAATTGAAGTGCTCGATTGA
- a CDS encoding L-ribulose-5-phosphate 4-epimerase, producing MSKYSHIQEEAYEANMQLPKLGLVLFTFGNVSAVDRNLGVFAIKPSGVPYEDLSPDKMVIVDFDANTVEGSFRPSSDTKTHAVLYKHWEKIGGIVHTHSTYATAWAQSQRDIPIFGTTHADYNTVDIPCAAPMSDEMIQGNYEYETGFQILNCFKDRGLSYEEVEMILVGNHAPFTWGKNAAKAVHNSAVLEFIAQTSLLTEQINPSAPRLKDSIRQKHYERKHGPDSYYGQA from the coding sequence ATGAGTAAGTATAGTCACATACAGGAAGAGGCATACGAAGCAAACATGCAGTTACCCAAATTAGGGTTGGTGCTGTTTACTTTCGGTAACGTAAGTGCGGTTGACAGAAATTTAGGTGTATTCGCCATTAAACCAAGTGGTGTTCCCTACGAAGATCTGAGTCCCGATAAAATGGTGATCGTTGATTTTGATGCCAACACAGTTGAAGGTTCATTCCGTCCTTCATCAGATACAAAAACACATGCAGTATTGTACAAGCATTGGGAAAAGATCGGTGGTATTGTTCACACCCATTCAACGTATGCAACAGCATGGGCACAATCGCAACGTGATATTCCCATCTTCGGTACAACACATGCAGATTACAACACCGTTGATATTCCATGTGCTGCTCCCATGAGCGATGAAATGATCCAAGGCAATTATGAATACGAAACAGGTTTTCAGATCCTCAATTGCTTTAAAGACCGTGGATTGAGTTATGAAGAAGTAGAAATGATCTTAGTGGGCAATCATGCACCATTCACTTGGGGTAAGAATGCTGCGAAAGCAGTTCACAACAGCGCAGTGCTGGAGTTTATTGCACAAACATCATTGCTTACAGAACAGATCAATCCATCAGCTCCACGATTAAAAGATTCTATCCGTCAAAAACATTACGAACGTAAACACGGACCCGATAGTTATTACGGACAGGCATAA